The following are encoded together in the Bacillus sp. V2I10 genome:
- a CDS encoding class I SAM-dependent methyltransferase, which produces MNNNKLIKKFDKQANTYDRIREKEIQRKWREKLIKEAKGSVLEVAVGAGGNFPYYNPEKIGKITAVDFSPKMLEKARVAALQYHLPVEIIESDIDQLEFEENQFDTIVSTLSFCGYPQPLQTLENLSKWCKPRGQILLLEHGISSNFLFSKLQKILDPMFVRMIGCHQNRNIMELISLSAIEIQKVEHHWFDVFHLVWAKPKK; this is translated from the coding sequence ATGAACAATAATAAGCTGATAAAAAAGTTTGATAAACAAGCCAATACTTACGATCGAATAAGAGAAAAAGAAATCCAAAGGAAATGGAGAGAAAAATTAATTAAAGAGGCCAAAGGATCCGTTCTTGAAGTAGCAGTCGGAGCTGGAGGAAACTTTCCGTATTATAACCCAGAGAAGATTGGGAAAATTACAGCGGTGGATTTTAGTCCTAAAATGCTGGAGAAAGCAAGGGTTGCAGCTCTTCAGTATCATCTTCCAGTTGAAATTATTGAAAGTGACATTGATCAATTGGAGTTTGAAGAGAATCAGTTCGATACCATTGTTTCGACGCTTTCTTTTTGTGGTTATCCTCAACCTTTACAAACGTTAGAGAACCTAAGTAAATGGTGTAAACCAAGGGGACAAATATTGTTATTGGAGCATGGGATCAGCTCCAATTTTTTATTCTCAAAGTTACAGAAGATATTAGATCCTATGTTTGTGAGAATGATTGGGTGCCATCAAAACCGAAACATCATGGAACTGATTAGCCTTTCTGCTATTGAAATACAGAAAGTAGAACATCATTGGTTCGATGTTTTCCATCTGGTTTGGGCGAAACCCAAAAAATAA
- a CDS encoding MFS transporter encodes MIKLTKKTNFLIFILAISCGSLAANIYYAQPIVQFIAKDLNISSDLSGLLTTLTQIGYGLGLFFIVPMADLFKSKKIIGILIGLTIISLIGTLISTNGIVFLILTTIIGIGACAAQMLVPLTMRIVPVEETGKYVGKVMSGLLIGIMIARPLSIGIADWFGWRMVFLFSLITLVAVLLLIIKFLPNYEVVSTSNMLYPNLIASMVKLLINTSPLQQRAFYHACLFATFSLYWTVIPILLRSKPLHFSNNEIALIGFVAIAGALLTPTIGKIADKGYIFTMTNVSMALVLLSIVLLFFVQDHSLFSVILILISGISIDIGVSGNLLLGQKVIFGLSPEIRNRLNGLYMTIFFLGGAFGSWIGSYTYYKFNSEVTLLIGTALPLIALLVHLIKNNTINLSKTKSKYMS; translated from the coding sequence ATGATAAAGTTGACTAAAAAGACAAATTTTCTAATATTTATTTTGGCAATTAGTTGTGGTTCACTTGCTGCTAATATTTATTATGCACAACCAATTGTACAATTCATTGCAAAAGATCTGAACATCTCTTCTGATTTATCTGGATTGCTCACTACCTTGACACAAATTGGGTATGGATTGGGCTTATTTTTTATCGTACCAATGGCTGACTTATTTAAAAGTAAGAAAATAATAGGAATTCTTATCGGGCTTACTATTATTTCATTAATTGGTACGCTAATTTCGACAAATGGAATTGTTTTTTTAATATTAACAACCATAATTGGCATTGGAGCCTGTGCGGCTCAAATGTTAGTTCCACTAACAATGAGGATTGTGCCCGTTGAAGAGACAGGTAAATATGTGGGTAAAGTGATGAGTGGTTTATTGATTGGGATTATGATTGCTCGCCCATTATCTATCGGAATAGCTGACTGGTTCGGCTGGAGAATGGTATTTCTTTTTTCATTAATAACGCTAGTTGCCGTATTACTGTTAATTATAAAATTTTTGCCCAACTATGAAGTAGTATCGACTAGTAACATGTTATATCCAAATTTAATAGCTTCTATGGTGAAGCTACTAATAAATACATCTCCTTTACAACAAAGAGCTTTTTATCACGCATGTTTATTTGCAACATTTAGTCTTTATTGGACAGTTATCCCAATTTTATTAAGGTCTAAGCCATTACATTTTTCAAATAATGAAATTGCATTAATTGGCTTTGTTGCAATAGCTGGAGCTTTATTAACTCCTACTATTGGTAAAATAGCAGATAAAGGTTATATTTTTACAATGACTAATGTATCAATGGCGCTCGTACTATTATCTATCGTACTATTATTTTTTGTTCAAGATCATTCACTATTTAGTGTAATTTTAATCCTTATCTCCGGAATTAGCATTGATATTGGTGTATCAGGAAATTTATTATTAGGTCAAAAAGTTATCTTTGGTTTGAGTCCCGAGATAAGAAACAGACTTAATGGATTATATATGACTATTTTCTTTTTGGGAGGAGCCTTTGGTTCATGGATTGGAAGTTATACTTACTATAAATTTAATAGTGAAGTAACTTTACTCATTGGAACAGCTTTGCCTTTAATCGCCTTATTAGTTCATTTAATAAAAAATAATACAATAAATTTATCAAAAACCAAAAGTAAATACATGTCCTAA
- a CDS encoding TetR/AcrR family transcriptional regulator has product MGRSISFNKVHALDKAMYLFWEKGYDATYISDLIETMGISRSTLYDSFGDKDELFKLVLEHYKNYGYRKRNLLFSGINTKASLKSFFYQHIEKCYSDDIPKSCIITNSSLLIGHIDPSIEEILLNDFNELEKVFKQVIEEGKKKEEISQEANSELVAYSLLSLNHSINLMSRYKKEKNLAYNLVDKTIADL; this is encoded by the coding sequence TTGGGTAGAAGTATTAGTTTTAACAAAGTACATGCTTTGGATAAAGCTATGTATTTATTCTGGGAAAAAGGTTATGACGCTACATATATCTCAGATCTTATTGAAACGATGGGAATAAGTCGATCTACTCTCTACGATAGTTTTGGAGATAAGGATGAACTATTTAAACTGGTTTTAGAACATTATAAAAACTATGGCTATCGAAAGAGAAATTTACTTTTTAGTGGTATAAACACTAAAGCATCACTTAAATCCTTTTTTTATCAACATATTGAAAAATGCTATTCAGATGACATTCCCAAAAGTTGTATTATAACTAATTCTTCTCTGCTTATTGGACATATTGATCCTTCTATAGAAGAAATACTTCTAAATGATTTTAATGAACTTGAAAAAGTATTTAAGCAAGTCATTGAAGAAGGAAAAAAGAAAGAAGAAATTTCACAAGAGGCTAACTCTGAATTAGTTGCATATTCTTTATTAAGTTTAAATCATAGCATTAATTTAATGTCCAGATATAAAAAAGAGAAAAATCTAGCCTATAATCTAGTGGATAAGACTATTGCAGACCTATAG
- a CDS encoding metal-dependent hydrolase, whose protein sequence is MKVSYHGHSVVKIQTDKHTIVIDPFINGNGQTDLKVEDLKVDVILLSHGHNDHVGDTIQLAKQNNALVVAPFELATYLGWKGLNVHPMHIGGSHKFEFGTVKLTQAFHGSSYEEEEQKIIYTGMPAGILFKKEGKTVYHAGDTALYSDMKLLGEFEDIDLAFLPIGDNFTMGPEDAVIAAKWIKAKTVVPMHYNTFPVIEQDPKEFVSRLSGKTGKVMEAGESIKL, encoded by the coding sequence ATGAAGGTTTCATACCATGGACATTCAGTTGTAAAAATTCAAACGGATAAACATACGATTGTCATTGATCCATTTATAAATGGAAATGGCCAGACAGACTTGAAGGTTGAAGATTTGAAAGTTGATGTTATTTTACTGTCGCATGGTCATAATGACCACGTCGGCGATACCATTCAGCTTGCGAAACAAAACAATGCCCTGGTTGTTGCTCCTTTTGAACTTGCTACATATTTAGGATGGAAAGGTTTAAATGTTCATCCTATGCACATTGGCGGATCGCACAAATTTGAATTTGGAACGGTTAAATTAACACAGGCATTTCATGGTTCAAGCTATGAGGAAGAGGAACAAAAAATCATTTATACAGGCATGCCAGCCGGAATTCTCTTTAAAAAAGAAGGGAAAACGGTTTACCATGCAGGGGATACAGCTCTCTATTCAGACATGAAACTTCTTGGCGAATTTGAAGATATAGATCTTGCCTTTTTGCCGATCGGGGATAATTTTACAATGGGTCCTGAGGATGCGGTGATTGCAGCGAAGTGGATTAAAGCAAAGACCGTAGTTCCTATGCATTATAATACGTTTCCTGTCATTGAACAGGATCCAAAAGAATTTGTCAGCAGGCTCTCAGGCAAAACCGGAAAAGTCATGGAAGCTGGAGAATCTATTAAACTGTAA
- a CDS encoding DRTGG domain-containing protein: MATKHEQILQHIDSLPIGEKISVRQIAKDMSVSEGTAYRAIKEAENKGYVSTIERVGTIRIEKKKKENIEKLTYAEVVNIVDGQVLGGRAGLHKTLNKFVIGAMKLEAMMRYTGAGNLLIVGNRTNAHQLAIEAGAAVLITGGFDTDEHVKKIADDAELPIISTSYDTFTVATMINRAIYDQLIKKEIVLVEDILTSLDKTVCLNTTDPIEEWYQHNYKTGHGRFPVVDHNLKVQGMVTSKDVMGYDRHVLVEKVMTKNPITVIGKTSVASAAQMMVWEGIEVLPVVDQNNRLEGMISRQDVLQALQMIQRQPQIGEKLDDIVTNQFVVIAEDAKKANVYRFQVSPQMTNHLGTISYGVFTTVVTEATNRYLRAQKKGEIVVENITIYFMKPVQMDSILEVHPKILEVGRKFGKIDVEVFSNGVVVGKAMMMVQLIERS; this comes from the coding sequence TTGGCAACGAAGCATGAACAAATACTGCAGCATATTGATTCCCTCCCGATTGGAGAAAAAATCTCGGTCCGGCAGATTGCAAAAGATATGAGTGTGAGCGAGGGTACAGCCTATCGTGCGATAAAAGAAGCAGAAAACAAAGGGTATGTCAGTACGATAGAGCGGGTTGGAACAATACGGATTGAAAAAAAGAAAAAAGAAAACATCGAAAAACTCACTTATGCTGAGGTTGTAAATATTGTTGATGGACAAGTACTTGGAGGTCGTGCGGGACTTCATAAAACGCTGAATAAGTTTGTCATCGGCGCAATGAAACTAGAAGCAATGATGCGTTATACAGGCGCCGGCAACCTGCTGATTGTAGGGAACCGCACGAATGCCCATCAGCTTGCAATTGAAGCGGGTGCTGCCGTGCTGATAACAGGCGGCTTTGACACGGACGAGCATGTAAAAAAAATTGCCGATGATGCAGAGCTTCCGATTATTTCAACGAGCTATGACACCTTTACTGTTGCAACCATGATCAACAGGGCCATTTACGATCAGCTTATTAAAAAAGAAATTGTTCTTGTAGAGGACATCTTAACATCGCTGGATAAGACCGTTTGCCTGAATACAACCGATCCAATTGAGGAATGGTATCAGCATAATTATAAAACAGGCCACGGCCGTTTTCCTGTTGTCGATCATAATTTAAAAGTACAGGGAATGGTTACATCTAAAGATGTGATGGGCTATGATCGCCATGTCCTTGTAGAAAAAGTGATGACGAAAAACCCGATTACCGTTATTGGAAAAACATCCGTGGCATCTGCAGCACAAATGATGGTCTGGGAAGGCATCGAAGTATTGCCGGTTGTCGATCAGAACAATCGTCTTGAAGGAATGATCAGTCGTCAGGACGTGCTTCAGGCGCTGCAGATGATTCAAAGACAACCTCAAATCGGCGAAAAACTGGATGATATTGTGACAAACCAATTTGTGGTGATTGCCGAGGATGCAAAAAAGGCAAATGTTTATCGCTTCCAGGTCAGTCCCCAAATGACTAATCATCTTGGCACGATTTCTTATGGAGTGTTTACAACAGTCGTCACAGAAGCGACCAACCGCTATTTGCGTGCACAAAAAAAAGGAGAAATTGTTGTTGAGAATATAACTATTTATTTCATGAAGCCTGTTCAGATGGATAGTATACTTGAGGTTCATCCGAAAATCCTTGAAGTCGGACGCAAGTTTGGAAAAATAGATGTTGAAGTGTTCAGCAATGGCGTTGTTGTCGGAAAAGCGATGATGATGGTCCAGCTTATTGAGAGAAGTTAA
- a CDS encoding YtpI family protein, translated as MPVFVILIIFAFSFYLFYKVKFYRTKKPMEKQWLSAKSSIALGIFVFFFGLNQLFLFHSTVSLVVGIIFMIVGLASSWAGYKAYKHYLPFAVKESKQG; from the coding sequence ATGCCTGTATTCGTAATTCTGATTATCTTTGCATTTTCCTTTTATCTCTTCTATAAAGTGAAATTCTACAGAACAAAAAAACCTATGGAGAAGCAGTGGCTCTCTGCAAAATCAAGCATTGCACTTGGAATTTTCGTCTTTTTCTTTGGACTCAATCAATTATTTCTTTTTCATTCAACTGTATCATTAGTCGTTGGAATCATTTTTATGATCGTCGGACTCGCCAGCAGCTGGGCAGGATATAAAGCTTATAAACATTATTTGCCTTTTGCCGTTAAGGAATCCAAACAAGGCTGA
- a CDS encoding bifunctional oligoribonuclease/PAP phosphatase NrnA, with protein MKSEILSAIKEYQSIIIHRHVRPDPDAYGSQCGLAEIIKASFPDKKVLLAGLGEPTLEFLYKMDTVTDQDFEGALVIVCDTANQERICDQRYHTGAKLIKIDHHPNEDPYGDLLWVDTNASSVSEMIYEFYLSEKEDGLVLPDKAAQLIYAGIVGDTGRFLFPSTTKKTLRYASELVEYNFAFTEIYDELYKTKVNAAKLSGYVLQNFKLSSSGAASMILTKEILEKFEVSASEASQLVGMLGNIEGLRAWVFFVEETDQIRVRLRSKGPIINELAKKYRGGGHPLASGASIYNWEEAEQVLADLEKVCQG; from the coding sequence ATGAAAAGTGAAATATTGTCAGCCATAAAAGAATATCAATCGATCATTATTCACCGGCATGTGCGGCCTGATCCGGATGCATACGGATCACAGTGCGGATTAGCTGAAATCATTAAAGCATCATTTCCTGATAAAAAAGTTTTACTTGCGGGACTTGGGGAGCCGACACTTGAATTCTTGTATAAAATGGACACCGTAACAGACCAGGATTTTGAGGGCGCTTTAGTGATTGTCTGTGATACAGCCAATCAGGAACGTATTTGCGATCAGCGCTACCATACAGGCGCTAAATTAATTAAGATTGATCATCATCCTAATGAAGATCCGTATGGAGATCTTTTATGGGTTGATACTAATGCAAGTTCTGTCAGTGAAATGATTTATGAATTTTACCTTTCAGAGAAAGAAGATGGACTCGTTTTGCCTGATAAAGCAGCTCAGCTTATTTATGCAGGCATAGTGGGAGATACAGGCCGTTTTCTTTTTCCGAGCACGACGAAAAAAACGCTGAGATACGCAAGTGAGCTAGTTGAGTATAACTTTGCTTTCACAGAAATTTATGATGAGTTATATAAGACAAAGGTGAATGCAGCAAAGCTGAGCGGATACGTTCTGCAAAATTTTAAACTGTCATCTTCGGGTGCTGCATCGATGATCCTGACAAAAGAAATCCTTGAAAAATTTGAAGTAAGTGCTTCTGAGGCTTCTCAATTGGTTGGAATGCTTGGCAATATTGAAGGTCTTCGGGCATGGGTCTTCTTTGTAGAGGAAACTGATCAAATTAGAGTGCGCTTAAGATCTAAAGGACCGATTATCAATGAATTGGCAAAGAAATATCGCGGCGGAGGTCACCCGCTTGCTTCTGGGGCATCGATCTATAATTGGGAAGAAGCAGAGCAGGTTCTAGCAGATCTCGAAAAGGTGTGTCAGGGTTAA
- the ytrI gene encoding sporulation membrane protein YtrI, with product MRIPPLYKRPSWQRLFAGMVLGAVVSWCIFLYIYGEWQEELITKIEDQAYTIEELKKTNISYKEEIETLNKINQEKLRVQNIHVTLINGERYQFTSLMTYMIQDHVKEDISDVIAKDLESVYKSRKLMKKAIENKVYKIDDKQYKVEIEEMFIYTTLFIELKVSFAK from the coding sequence ATGAGAATACCGCCTTTATACAAAAGACCTTCCTGGCAGCGACTTTTCGCAGGAATGGTTCTCGGCGCCGTCGTCAGCTGGTGTATCTTTCTCTACATTTACGGTGAATGGCAGGAAGAGCTTATTACCAAGATTGAAGATCAGGCATATACAATTGAGGAATTAAAAAAAACAAATATAAGCTATAAAGAAGAAATTGAGACTCTCAATAAAATCAATCAGGAAAAACTGAGGGTCCAAAACATCCATGTGACACTGATCAATGGGGAAAGGTATCAATTCACGTCACTTATGACCTATATGATCCAAGATCATGTAAAAGAGGATATTTCTGACGTCATTGCAAAGGATTTGGAAAGTGTATATAAAAGCCGGAAGCTGATGAAAAAAGCCATTGAAAATAAGGTATATAAAATTGATGACAAGCAATACAAGGTAGAAATCGAGGAAATGTTCATATACACCACCCTTTTCATCGAGCTTAAAGTATCATTCGCAAAGTAG
- a CDS encoding YtrH family sporulation protein, whose product MEVKEAFIPAFINSYFIALGVILGGSIIGGVGAYLAGEPPLSTIYSLANRLKIWALVAAIGGTFDTFYSFERGFFEGETRDVIKQILLIISAMGGAQTGWLLISWLTQEQPQ is encoded by the coding sequence ATGGAGGTTAAAGAAGCTTTTATACCAGCCTTTATTAATAGTTATTTTATAGCGCTCGGAGTAATCTTAGGCGGTTCAATCATCGGCGGCGTAGGAGCATACTTAGCCGGAGAGCCTCCTCTGTCAACGATTTACAGTCTTGCAAACAGATTGAAAATTTGGGCGCTTGTCGCTGCTATCGGCGGTACGTTTGATACGTTTTACAGCTTTGAAAGAGGATTTTTTGAAGGTGAAACACGGGATGTCATCAAACAGATTCTGCTTATTATCTCAGCAATGGGCGGGGCACAGACAGGCTGGCTTCTTATTTCATGGCTGACTCAGGAGCAGCCGCAATGA
- the dnaE gene encoding DNA polymerase III subunit alpha, whose product MPFVHLQVQSAYSLLNSSARINKLIEKAESFQLKALAITDFHTMYGAIAFYKQCKKHGIKPIIGLTASVILEESGESTGYPLVLLAKNNDGYRNLLKISSVLQTKSPEGIKSRWLKSYSGGLMAFTPGRTGLAEKYIQEGNSEEAVKILKIYRSLFNEGDFYLSVQKHFLQDDLKMAEELLQISNQTGLPLVAANDVHYIDKEDAFAHNCLLSIKNGSKMEDDSDYALPSNQYYFKSPSEMAELFQDCPEALENTLKIANECNVSLELGKTQLPKYPAPGGQSADEYLERLCLEGLKHRFSEPKDTYFKRLEYELDVIKQMKFSDYFLIVWDFMKYANDHHILTGPGRGSAAGSLVAYVLKITDVDPIEHHLLFERFLNPERINMPDIDIDFPDTKRDEMIAYVAEKYGSMHVAQIVTFGTLAAKASLRDVGRVMGASAKEADVLAKLIPSKPGTTLKQAYSESKDLQNLLSESDLYKKIYETAMKIEGLPRHTSTHAAGVVLSSEPLTDIIPIQEGHNGIYLTQFSMDYLEDLGLLKMDFLGLRNLTLIEKITDLIERNEKKKIDFSLISYKDEKTFELLGQGDTTGVFQLESDGMRSVLRRLKPTDLEDIVAVNALFRPGPMENIPLFINRKHHREKIEYPHPALEPILKTTNGVIVYQEQIMEIASKMAGFSLGEADLLRRAVGKKIKEMLDQEREHFVSGCMDNGYDEASANSIYDLIVKFANYGFNRSHAVAYSMISFQLAYLKAHYPVYFMAALLTSVIGNDEKVAQYIREAKQHGVAVLPPSINRSEYPFIVEKGRIRYSLNAIKNVGTNAVKEIYQARKKRKFADLFDFCVRVSTKIVNRKVMESLIFSGAMDEFEVERSTLLASLDLAIEHAALFSSDDENQYDLFLEEEEFSIKPKYIEVEPFKIEEMLKFEKEALGFYFSSHPASAHSFLFNRYGIVKISDARQLLHQKVKVGVFITAIRTIRTKKGEVMAFLALSDESGELEAVAFPTVYTKAGDIFSQGKVAVLSGKIENRNDRMQLIISDAETTQDLEKRTKTLFLKIEETHLTEGKLQTVQDTLKRHRGSTPVFLYYEKDKRTVQLPRDYFVDANDRCLSELKDLLGNQNIAVKD is encoded by the coding sequence TTGCCATTTGTTCACCTTCAAGTTCAAAGTGCCTACAGTCTGCTGAATAGTTCAGCAAGAATTAACAAGTTAATTGAAAAAGCTGAATCATTTCAATTAAAGGCTCTCGCTATTACAGATTTTCACACGATGTATGGAGCGATTGCTTTTTATAAACAATGCAAAAAACACGGCATAAAGCCGATTATCGGACTGACGGCTTCAGTCATTTTAGAAGAGTCCGGTGAAAGTACAGGGTATCCCCTGGTATTGCTTGCGAAAAATAATGATGGCTACCGGAATCTATTGAAAATCAGCAGTGTTCTTCAAACAAAATCGCCTGAAGGAATTAAGAGCAGATGGCTGAAATCCTACAGCGGCGGTTTAATGGCTTTTACCCCTGGTAGAACTGGGCTAGCTGAAAAGTATATACAAGAGGGAAACAGTGAAGAAGCAGTCAAGATTTTAAAGATATATAGAAGCCTTTTTAATGAAGGAGACTTTTATTTATCTGTTCAAAAGCATTTCCTTCAAGATGATCTTAAAATGGCTGAAGAGCTGCTCCAAATAAGCAATCAGACAGGCCTTCCGCTTGTAGCAGCAAATGATGTTCATTATATAGATAAAGAGGATGCCTTTGCACATAATTGTTTGCTGTCTATTAAAAATGGTTCGAAAATGGAAGATGACAGTGATTATGCATTGCCCTCGAACCAGTATTACTTTAAATCACCGTCTGAAATGGCTGAACTTTTTCAAGATTGTCCTGAAGCCTTGGAGAATACGCTGAAGATTGCAAATGAATGTAATGTATCTCTTGAGCTTGGAAAAACACAGCTTCCAAAATACCCTGCACCTGGCGGCCAATCAGCTGATGAATATCTGGAGAGACTCTGCCTGGAAGGATTGAAACACCGTTTTTCAGAACCGAAAGATACATATTTTAAAAGGCTTGAGTATGAACTGGATGTTATTAAACAAATGAAGTTCAGTGATTATTTCTTAATTGTTTGGGACTTTATGAAGTATGCCAACGACCATCACATTTTGACGGGACCTGGAAGGGGGTCTGCTGCAGGATCCCTTGTAGCGTATGTATTAAAGATTACAGATGTAGATCCGATAGAACACCATCTTTTATTTGAACGGTTTTTAAATCCGGAACGAATCAACATGCCCGATATAGATATTGATTTTCCAGATACAAAACGGGATGAAATGATTGCCTATGTTGCAGAAAAATACGGGTCGATGCATGTTGCTCAAATTGTGACATTCGGAACGCTTGCAGCTAAAGCGTCGCTTCGGGATGTCGGAAGAGTCATGGGAGCATCAGCAAAAGAAGCAGATGTACTGGCCAAGCTCATTCCTTCTAAACCAGGTACAACTTTAAAGCAGGCTTATTCAGAGTCCAAAGATCTGCAAAACCTTCTTTCGGAGTCGGATCTTTATAAGAAAATTTATGAAACGGCCATGAAGATAGAAGGGCTTCCGCGCCATACATCCACACATGCTGCCGGGGTAGTGCTCAGCAGCGAGCCGTTAACGGACATCATTCCCATTCAGGAAGGGCATAATGGGATTTATTTAACTCAGTTTTCGATGGATTACCTTGAAGACCTTGGATTGCTGAAAATGGATTTTCTTGGCTTGAGAAACTTAACGCTAATCGAAAAAATAACAGATCTTATTGAACGGAATGAGAAAAAGAAAATCGATTTCTCCCTAATTTCATATAAGGATGAAAAAACATTTGAACTGCTCGGACAAGGAGATACAACTGGGGTCTTTCAGCTGGAGTCTGATGGAATGCGGAGCGTTCTTAGAAGGCTGAAACCAACGGATCTTGAGGATATAGTGGCCGTAAATGCCCTTTTTCGCCCGGGTCCAATGGAAAATATTCCTCTATTTATAAATCGGAAGCATCACAGAGAAAAGATCGAATACCCGCACCCTGCTCTAGAGCCTATCTTAAAGACAACCAATGGCGTCATCGTGTATCAGGAGCAGATCATGGAAATCGCTTCGAAAATGGCTGGGTTTTCTTTGGGTGAAGCTGATTTATTAAGAAGAGCAGTAGGGAAAAAAATTAAAGAAATGCTTGATCAGGAAAGAGAGCATTTTGTATCAGGCTGCATGGATAACGGCTATGATGAAGCCTCTGCAAACAGTATTTATGATTTAATTGTTAAATTTGCCAACTACGGATTTAACAGGAGCCATGCAGTTGCCTACAGCATGATTTCGTTTCAGCTTGCTTATTTGAAAGCCCATTACCCTGTTTATTTTATGGCGGCGCTTTTAACAAGTGTGATCGGCAATGATGAAAAAGTGGCTCAATATATTAGAGAGGCCAAGCAGCACGGTGTGGCTGTTTTGCCGCCATCTATTAACAGGAGCGAATATCCTTTTATTGTAGAAAAAGGAAGAATCCGGTATAGTCTGAATGCAATTAAAAATGTAGGAACAAATGCTGTTAAAGAAATATATCAGGCAAGAAAGAAAAGGAAATTTGCCGATCTATTTGATTTTTGTGTGAGGGTATCAACGAAAATCGTCAACCGAAAAGTGATGGAATCTCTTATCTTTTCCGGGGCAATGGATGAGTTTGAGGTGGAAAGATCTACGCTCCTTGCAAGTCTTGATTTAGCTATCGAGCATGCTGCCCTTTTTTCTTCCGATGATGAAAATCAATATGATTTATTTTTAGAAGAGGAAGAATTCAGTATAAAGCCGAAATATATAGAAGTTGAACCGTTCAAAATTGAAGAAATGCTTAAATTCGAGAAGGAAGCACTGGGATTTTACTTTTCAAGTCATCCTGCATCAGCGCACTCATTCTTATTTAATCGGTATGGGATTGTAAAAATCAGTGATGCCCGGCAATTGCTTCATCAAAAGGTAAAGGTTGGGGTTTTTATTACAGCGATACGCACAATCCGGACAAAAAAAGGTGAGGTTATGGCTTTTCTTGCATTAAGTGATGAGAGCGGGGAACTTGAAGCGGTCGCTTTTCCGACTGTTTATACTAAAGCGGGTGATATCTTTTCTCAAGGTAAAGTCGCTGTACTCAGCGGGAAGATTGAGAATCGCAATGACCGGATGCAGCTGATTATATCTGATGCAGAGACCACCCAGGATCTCGAGAAAAGAACGAAAACACTATTCCTTAAAATCGAAGAGACTCATCTGACTGAAGGGAAACTGCAGACTGTACAAGATACTCTCAAACGTCATCGCGGCAGCACACCTGTTTTTCTTTATTACGAGAAGGACAAAAGAACCGTCCAGCTGCCAAGAGACTACTTTGTGGATGCGAATGACCGGTGTTTATCGGAGCTGAAAGACCTTTTGGGCAATCAGAATATTGCCGTGAAAGATTAG